A genomic region of Metopolophium dirhodum isolate CAU chromosome 1, ASM1992520v1, whole genome shotgun sequence contains the following coding sequences:
- the LOC132951796 gene encoding putative nuclease HARBI1 gives MFQVPASHEEWNVIERGFHSRWNFPGLYGAIDGKHVLIRAPPDCGSDFFNYKGKNSIILLGVVNDDYCFTYINIGANRRCSDGGVLLNSSLSHELENGMLPTGGFFVGDVAFPQKHYLLKPYQHTPLTHDQKIFNYRLSRARRIVENAFGILVSRFRIFEKPIATDVTVTDKIIHTACALHNWLRKTSNTYLTRENVDFENVDTGEIIPGSWRQENLALLPSINRIGSNHLDKLEN, from the coding sequence ATGTTTCAGGTACCTGCTAGTCATGAAGAATGGAATGTTATTGAAAGGGGTTTTCATTCTAGATGGAATTTTCCAGGGTTGTATGGCGCTATAGATGGAAAACATGTGCTGATACGTGCACCCCCTGATTGTGGCAGtgacttttttaattataaagggaaaaacagtattattttattgggaGTTGTAAATGATGACTAttgttttacttatataaatattggagCTAACAGGAGATGTTCAGATGGTGGTGTTTTACTAAACAGTTCTCTTTCACATGAACTTGAAAATGGTATGTTACCAACCGGTGGATTTTTTGTAGGAGACGTAGCATTTccacaaaaacattatttattaaaaccttACCAACACACACCTCTAACACACGAccaaaaaatttttaactacaggcTATCAAGAGCCCGGAGAATAGTGGAAAATGCATTTGGCATACTTGTAAGCAGATTTAggatttttgaaaaaccaataGCAACAGATGTGACAGTAACAGATAAAATTATACACACAGCATGCGCTTTGCATAATTGGCTAAGAAAGACTTCTAACACTTACTTGACTAGAGAAAATGTAGACTTTGAAAATGTAGATACCGGGGAAATCATACCAGGATCATGGAGGCAAGAAAACCTAGCGTTACTGCCAAGTATTAACCGAATAGGTAGTAACCATCTAGACAAGCTAGAGAATTAA